Proteins encoded in a region of the Takifugu flavidus isolate HTHZ2018 chromosome 10, ASM371156v2, whole genome shotgun sequence genome:
- the kif13a gene encoding kinesin-like protein KIF13A isoform X7, protein MSDTKVKVAVRVRPMNRREIELSTKCVVDMEDNQTVLHPPPSNAKGESRKQPKVFAFDHCFWSMDESNVPKYAGQEVVFKCLGEGILENAFQGYNACIFAYGQTGSGKSFSMMGNGEQPGLIPRLCCSLFERVHKEENEAHTFKVEVSYMEIYNEKVRDLLDPKGSRQSLKVREHKVLGPYVDGLSQLAVMSFEDIEVLMSEGNKSRTVAATNMNEESSRSHAVFSIIVTQTLYDLQSGNSGEKVSKMSLVDLAGSERVSKTGAAGERLKEGSNINKSLTTLGCVISALADQSAGKGKAKFVPYRDSVLTWLLKDNLGGNSKTAMIATVSPAADNYEETLSTLRYADRAKRIVNHAVVNEDPNARIIRELREEVEKLKVQLSQAESMKAPELKEKLHESEKLIQEMTVTWEEKLRKTEEIATERQKQLESMGISLETSGIKVKDDKCFLVNLNADPALNELLVYYLKEHTRVGADTSQDIQLFGIGIQPEHCVLELCQDGDVTLTPVGISRTCVNGTMIDSLVHLWHGDRILWGNNHFFRINLPNRKRRDRLKELERASPRESFIEADVETASEASSEQDYSYEFAQMEVMMKTLGNNDPMQNVVQVLEKQYLEEKRTALEEQRMMYERELESLRQQLSPEKTAAPHHHSGGERLTYPVAHAAHSKLRLWTEERDELFRQSLSRLREQVVKANTLVREANFLAEEMSTLTDYQVTLQIPAANLSANRKRGVIVSEPAIQVRRKGRGTQVWTIEKLENKLVDMREHYADWKEDSAEMCKRTNSNCCDPFYEAQENHNLIGVANIFLECLFHDVKLQYAVPIISQQGEVAGRLHIEMMRVSGAVPERLCGGDDSSENSSESSCYEVMDTNGEIVHMAKRLTCRVRIREATGLPLNLSNFVFCQYTFWEQGEPAVAPPMVSPDRPSPRSPDAQFTVQFDHCKDFVVHVTEEFLEFISDGALAIEVWGHRCAGNGRSLWELDALEAKTQTLRDRWNEVSRRIELWISIQELNEQGEYSSVELHPGKDISTGGVFQLRQGHSRRLQVCVKPVQNSGTLPLLVEAVLSVSIGCVSARSTKLQRPLDSYQREVEDDMDSYQEEDLNCVRERWSEALIKRREYLDEQIKKIINKHEKTEEDIEREARLVEQWVGLAEERNAVLVPAPGSGIPGAPADWTPPAGMEAHIPVLFLDLNADNLTLNEQLTGPHAAGVNSILPKEHGSQFFYLPIIRHSEEELSAVCSWDSSIHDSVHLNRVTSSNERIYLIVKATVQLSHPASLELVLRKRIAVNIYNKQSFTQSLKRRMSLKNTLHACGVTYEIVSNIPKASEEPEERETLALMAARGDSEETQDGETYIEKYTRGVLEVENILSLEKLRQAVTVKEALTVKGRHLRRSVSTPNVQHVMIICPDLTVLTPAANYQSVMCCSAVQSSCSKMDLTGCEDEDCKDHGDPVDDANCNAQEGSRCTTPIKTRETQDGATFFNSSPFKVLSPQPAKFLKSLLPVKEESKARKALEARPLLGQEQDSEDEETDVDANLSLDPALHDHGGFKPYIPEDFANFEIYNAALESLPFSRSDSKRGRCGGGSGDREVPRSPTVSSCTSGYFSHSASNATLSDMPFSTSESCDHLSGASRDPNDSQTKSTSAGSESQQPAPSACGVQTRPTSSPISIPNCTEKPQTLALSSSQEFTDFKGADDSVGENESVCITEGWKQGGIDISTNLQKNADCVETCDNRHLERCGNGISGLSAVCEYPNITDCAGAVKAADAPMATQVSDKAPSAASTASPLPTVGSPAPIPRAGGEPPIQEPAQGDLPHGSPCPSPNPSSAEPSGDSSGDESAPVAQLPDWMAPGEQVWVGKRRGTVYYVGGVEFAKGIWIGVKLDLAVGKHNGTVQDRVYFRCPPGHGVFVKPSRLTRGPPSVEAEPHTLIR, encoded by the exons ATGTCGGATACGAAGGTAAAAGTAGCGGTGAGAGTCCGGCCCATGAACCGCAGGG AAATCGAGCTGAGCACGAAATGTGTGGTGGACATGGAGGACAACCAGACGGTGCTGCACCCTCCGCCTTCCAATGCAAAAGGAGAGAGCAG AAAACAACCGAAG GTGTTTGCTTTTGACCACTGCTTCTGGTCCATGGACGAATCCAACGTTCCTAAATATGCTG GTCAAGAGGTGGTGTTCAAGTGCCTTGGAGAGGGAATACTTGAAAACGCATTCCAGGGATATAATGCCTGCATATTTGCCTACGGACAAACAG GTTCAGGCAAGTCCTTTTCCATGATGGGGAACGGGGAGCAGCCGGGTTTAATCCCtcggctctgctgctctctgtttgaGAGGGTCCACAAGGAGGAGAACGAGGCCCACacttttaaggttgaggtttcCTACATGGAGATCTACAACGAGAAAGTCCGCGATCTGCTGGATCCCAAAGG GAGCCGACAGTCCCTGAAGGTCCGGGAGCACAAAGTTCTGGGTCCGTATGTGGACGGTCTGTCTCAGCTGGCTGTAATGAGCTTCGAG gACATCGAGGTGTTGATGTCTGAGGGGAACAAATCTCGCACGGTCGCGGCCACCAACATGAACGAGGAGAGCAGCCGCTCGCACGCCGTCTTCAGCATCATCGTCACGCAAACGCTTTATGACCTCCAGTCCGGG AATTCGGGGGAGAAAGTGAGCAAGATGAGTCTGGTTGACCTGGCGGGAAGTGAACGGGTGTCCAAGACCGGAGCTGCTGGCGAGAGACTCAAAGAAGGGAGCAACATCAACAA GTCTCTCACCACTTTAGGCTGCGTGATTTCTGCTTTAGCCGATCAGTCGGCGGGAAAGGGCAAAGCCAAGTTTGTCCCGTACAGAGACTCGGTGCTCACCTGGCTGCTTAAG GACAACCTTGGCGGGAACAGTAAGACGGCCATGATCGCCACGGTGAGCCCGGCGGCCGACAACTACGAAGAGACTCTGTCCACGCTTCGCTACGCCGACAGAGCCAAGAGAATCGTCAACCACGCCGTGGTGAACGAGGACCCCAACGCGCGGATCATCAGGGAGCTGCGGGAGGAGGTGGAAAAGCTGAAGGTTCAGCTCTCGCAGGCTGAG TCCATGAAGGCaccagagctgaaggagaaacTGCACGAGTCCGAGAAGCTCATCCAGGAGATGACGGTCACctgggaggagaagctgaggaagacagaggagatTGCAACT GAGCgccagaaacagctggagagcATGGGCATCTCCCTGGAGACGTCAGGGATCAAAGTGAAAGACGACAAGTGCTTCCTCGTCAATCTGAATGCCGATCCTGCCCTGAACGAGCTCCTCGTCTACTACCTGAAG GAGCACACCCGTGTGGGCGCCGACACATCCCAGGACATCCAGCTGTTTGGGATCGGTATCCAGCCGGAGCACTGCGTCCTGGAGCTCTGCCAGGACGGTGACGTCACCCTGACGCCTGTCGGGATCTCAAG AACATGTGTGAATGGAACAATGATTGACTCCCTGGTGCACCTGTGGCACGGAGATCGCATCTTGTGGGGCAACAATCACTTCTTCAG GATTAACCTTCCCAATCGAAAGCGGCGCGACCGTTTaaaggagctggagagagcttCTCCCAGGGAGAGCTTCATCGAGGCGGATGTGGAGACCGCCAGCGAGGCTTCTTCCGAGCAGGATTACAGCTACGAGTTTGCGCAGATGGAAGTCATGATGAAGACTCTGGGCAACAATG ACCCTATGCAGAACGTAGTGCAGGTGCTGGAGAAGCAGTACCTGGAGGAGAAGCGCACGGCTCTGGAAGAGCAGCGGATGATGTACGAGCGGGAACTGGAGTCCTTACGGCAGCAGCTGTCCCCCGAGAAAACGGCGGCGCCGCACCACCACAGCGGCGGCGAGCGCCTGACGTATCCCGTGGCGCACGCAGCCCACAGCAAGCTGCGACTGTGGACGGAGGAGCG GGATGAGCTGTTCCGTCAGAGCCTTTCTCGGCTCAGGGAGCAGGTTGTGAAAGCTAACACTTTGGTGCGAGAAGCCAACTTTCTGGCCGAGGAGATGAGCACACTGACGGATTATCAGGTCACACTGCAGATCCCTGCGGCCAACCTCAGCGCCAATCGCAAG CGAGGGGTGATAGTGAGCGAACCCGCCATTCAGgtgaggagaaaagggagggggACCCAAGTGTGGACCATTGAgaagctggaaaacaaactgGTGGATATGCGAGAACATTACGCAGACTGGAAGGAAGACTCAGCGGAAATG TGTAAAAGGACAAACAGTAACTGCTGCGACCCGTTCTATGAAGCACAAGAGAACCACAACCTGATTGGAGTGGCCAACATTTTTCTAGAGTGCCTTTTCCATGATGTCAAACTCCAATATGCTGTCCCCATCATCAGCCAGCAGGGAGAG GTTGCAGGCAGGTTGCACATCGAGATGATGCGCGTCAGCGGAGCCGTACCGGAGCGACTCTGCGGAGGCGACGACTCGTCTGAGAACTCCAGCGAGAGCAGCTGCTACGAGGTGATGGACACAAACGGGGAAATCGTGCACATGGCCAAGAGGCTCACCTGCAGG GTGCGGATCAGAGAGGCGACGGGTTTGCCGCTCAACCTCTCCAACTTCGTCTTCTGCCAGTACACCTTCTGGGAACAAGGGGAGCCCGCGGTGGCTCCCCCCATGGTCAGCCCAGACAGGCCGTCCCCGCGAAGTCCAGATGCCCAGTTTACAGTCCAGTTTGACCACTGCAAG GACTTTGTTGTCCACGTGACAGAGGAATTTTTGGAGTTCATATCGGACGGAGCCTTGGCCATTGAAGTGTGGGGTCACCGCTGTGCAGGAAATGGCCGTTCCTTGTGGGAGTTAGACGCGCTGGAGGCAAAAACCCAGACGCTTCGAGACAG GTGGAACGAGGTATCTCGCAGGATCGAGCTGTGGATCTCCATCCAGGAGCTGAATGAGCAGGGGGAGTATTCCTCTGTGGAGCTGCATCCTGGAAAAGACATTAGCACTGGAGGCGTCTTCCAACTCCGACAG GGTCACTCCAGAAGGCTGCAGGTGTGCGTGAAGCCTGTCCAAAACTCAGGCACTCTGCCTTTGCTGGTGGAGGCTGTGCTGTCTGTCTCCATCGGCTGCGTGTCCGCTCGCTCCACCAAGCTCCAGAGGCCGCTCGACAGCTACCAG AGAGAGGTGGAAGACGATATGGATAGTTATCAG GAGGAAGATCTCAACTGTGTTCGTGAGCGCTGGTCAGAGGCCCTGATCAAACGGCGAGAGTACCTCGATGAGCAAATCAAGAAAATCATCAACAAACACG AGAAGACAGAAGAGGATATTGAGCGTGAGGCCCGTCTGGTGGAGCAGTGGGTCGGCCTTGCTGAAGAGAGAAATGCAGTGCTGGTGCCAGCGCCTGGTAGCGGTATCCCAGGAGCTCCAGCGGACTG GACCCCACCTGCAGGAATGGAAGCTCATATCCCTGTGCTCTTCCTGGATTTAAATG CAGATAATCTGACATTAAATGAGCAGCTGACGGGCCCTCACGCCGCAGGAGTTAACTCTATCCTGCCCAAGGAGCATGGAAGCCAGTTTTTCTATCTGCCAATCATTAGGCACAGCGAAGAAGAG CTTTCAGCAGTTTGCTCCTGGGACTCGTCCATTCACGACTCTGTGCACCTCAATCGCGTCACGTCTTCCAACGAGCGTATTTATTTGATCGTGAAAGCCACAGTGCAGCTCAGCCACCCGGCCTCCCTGGAGCTGGTGCTTCGCAAGAGGATTGCCGTAAACATCTACAACAAGCAG AGCTTCACTCAGAGTCTCAAGCGACGGATGTCTTTGAAGAACACCCTCCACGCCTGTGGTGTGACCTATGAGATAGTTTCCAACATACCAAAG GCCTcagaggagcctgaggagagagagaccttGGCCCTCATGGCTGCTCGCGGGGACAGTGAGGAGACCCAGGATGGAGAGACCTACATAGAGAAATACACCAGGGGAGTTTTGGAAGTGGAGAATATCCTCAGTCTGGAGAAGTTACGACAG GCTGTGACAGTAAAGGAGGCGCTCACTGTAAAGGGGAGACACTTAAGGAGGAGTGTCAGCACACCAAATGTACAGCATGTAATGATTATATGTCCAGATTTAACTGTGTTGACACCAGCAGCAAATTATCAAAGTGTAATGTGTTGTTCTGCTGTCCAGTCTTCATGTAGCAAAATGGATCTGACTGGCTGTGAGGATGAAGACTGTAAG GACCACGGTGATCCTGTGGACGACGCTAACTGCAATGCCCAGGAGGGCTCACGCTGCACCACGCCAATTAAGACCAGGGAGACTCAAG ACGGCGCCACGTTCTTCAATTCCAGTCCCTTTAAAGTTCTGTCACCCCAGCCGGCCAAGTTCCTCAAGTCCCTGCTGCCTGTCAAAGAGGAGAGCAAGGCGAGGAAAGCACTGGAGGCCCGGCCCTTGTTGGGACAAGAG CAGGACTCTGAGGATGAAGAGACAGACGTCGACGCCAATCTCAGCCTCGATCCGGCTCTTCACGACCACGGTGGCTTCAAGCCTTACATCCCGGAAGACTTTGCAAACTTTGAAATTTACAATGCTGCTCTGGAGAGCCTTCCGTTCTCGCGGTCTGACTCGAAGAGAGGCCGATGCGGAGGTGGGAGCGGGGACAGGGAGGTCCCCCGAAGCCCCACGGTCAGCAGTTGCACGAGCGGCTACTTCTCACACAGTGCCTCCAACGCCACGCTGTCTGACATGCCTTTCAGCACCAGCGAGAGTTGCGACCACCTTAGCGGCGCCTCCAGGGACCCCAACGACTCCCAAACCAAAAGCACTTCTGCAGGGAGTGAGAGCCAGCAGCCTGCTCCCTCAGCCTGTGGCGTTCAGACCCGGCCTACCTCCTCGCCAATCAGTATCCCTAATTGCACAGAAAAGCCGCAAACCTTGGCACTGTCCAGCAGCCAGGAGTTCACCGACTTTAAAGGAGCTGATGACAGCGTGGGAGAAAATGAATCAGTGTGTATTACAGAAGGCTGGAAGCAGGGGGGCATAGACATTTCTacaaacctgcagaagaacGCTGATTGTGTAGAAACATGTGACAATCGACACTTAGAACGCTGTGGTAACGGCATTTCTGGTCTAAGTGCTGTATGCGAATATCCAAATATCACAGACTGTGCTGGTGCCGTTAAAGCAGCAGATGCTCCCATGGCAACGCAGGTATCTGACAAAGCACCTTCTGCCGCGTCGACGGCCTCACCTTTACCTACAGTCGGATCCCCTGCACCGATCCCACGGGCGGGAGGAGAACCCCCGATCCAGGAGCCGGCCCAGGGAGACCTCCCCCACGGGAGCCCCTGTCCCAGCCCCAACCCAAGCAGCGCAGAACCGTCAGGGGATTCCAGCGGGGACGAGAGCGCCCCCGTGGCTCAGCTTCCTGACTGGATGGCCCCCGGGGAGCAGGTGTGGGTGGGCAAGCGGAGGGGAACAGTTTATTACGTTGGAGGGGTGGAGTTTGCCAAGGGGATCTGGATCGGTGTGAAGCTCGACCTGGcagtgg GGAAGCACAACGGGACCGTGCAGGACCGAGTGTACTTCCGCTGCCCGCCCGGCCACGGCGTGTTTGTGAAGCCTTCTCGTCTCACCAGAGGACCCCCCTCCGTCGAGGCAGAACCGCACACGCTGATCAGATAG